The genomic window GACCCTCTTGCGCCCCTTGGCGCGCCGGCGGGAAATCACCTTCTTGCCGCCCTGGGTCTTCATGCGCGTGCGAAATCCATGTACCTTGGATCGCTTGCGCCGGTTGGGTTGGAATGTACGCTTGGGCATGAAAAGTTGGTGCTCCTGATTCGTTCAGCAATGTTAGGGCAAACCGTAAGTATAAATCACCGCACGCATTACCGACAAACCTACAGTTTGTCATCCGAGCGCAGCCGTTTTCCAGGCGGAGCGAAGGATCTCCCGTTCCACCGGTTCAGCGAGTGAGCCGACTGACCTACCTACCTACCTAAACCAATTCATCCGAACCGTGTTCCCATAAATATGGTAATATGGGCCCAGTGAAGACTACCCTCGAAATCCCCGATTTCTTGTTCCGCCGCGCCAAGTCGGTTGCCGCCGAAAGAGGCATTCCTCTGCGCCAGTTCGTCACCGAGGCTGTCCAGGAGAAATTGAAAACAACATCGCAGGAAAAGCCCTGGATGAAACATCTCGGAAAACTCAAACATCTCCCCAAGGAAAGAACGCGCGTTGAGAAGCATGTGGAAGAAGCCTTCGAGCAGATTGACCGCGAACTTTGGCACTGATTTTCTAGAAACGATTTTTCTAGAAACGATGTTCCGAGAAAGATCTCCCAAGAAGCGACTTTCGGCGAAACAGTCCCTGAGCCTTTCCTCTGTGCACCTCAGTGCCCTCTGTGGTTAAGCTCCTGTTCGAGGACCGCGAAAAAAATGATTCTCGATACCAACGCTCTGTCCGCCGCGGCGAACGATGATCCAGCCATCATTCCCGTTCTGGCTCGTGCCGATCAAATCGCAATTCCCGTGATCGCGCTTGGAGAGTACCGCTATGGCATCGCACAGTCCCGGCACCGGGCCAGCTACGCAGAGTGGTTAATTGGCCTGCTCCATGACTGTCTGGTGTTGGACGCCAATGAGCCGACCACGCACTATTACGCCGAGATCATCCTCGAATTGAAAAAAAAGGGTCGACCGATTCCCACCAACGATATCTGGATCGCCGCCCTCTGCCGCCAGCATTCTCTCCCGTTGCTGAGCCGCGATCGCCATTTCGACCTGGTGCCGGGAATTAAAAGAATAGGTTGGTAGGGGATGGTGCCTCGCCAATTGTCTTTGCACCACAAAGTACTTGACATTTATCCATTCACCGCGCTAGGCTACCCTCGTGACCGACCCGCAACACCGCCCGCGCCGCTTCTCCCGTTACTCGGCCAAGGTCCCAGCCGAAAATAATCCCTCCCGCACCGCACGCCTCGCTCAAAATGACGATCTCTTCGACGATCTCCGCTTCATTCGCGA from Candidatus Sulfotelmatobacter sp. includes these protein-coding regions:
- the rpmH gene encoding 50S ribosomal protein L34; translation: MPKRTFQPNRRKRSKVHGFRTRMKTQGGKKVISRRRAKGRKRVSVKPGFRE
- a CDS encoding type II toxin-antitoxin system VapC family toxin, with the translated sequence MILDTNALSAAANDDPAIIPVLARADQIAIPVIALGEYRYGIAQSRHRASYAEWLIGLLHDCLVLDANEPTTHYYAEIILELKKKGRPIPTNDIWIAALCRQHSLPLLSRDRHFDLVPGIKRIGW